Proteins encoded in a region of the Zea mays cultivar B73 chromosome 4, Zm-B73-REFERENCE-NAM-5.0, whole genome shotgun sequence genome:
- the LOC100193749 gene encoding uncharacterized protein LOC100193749: MDTMRGALERAKMLVGMEVDEESALPPPEEQSFFDDINRHCTLNTTQRLYGFAICLAAGLTCTFLSMLVFFNPVKFGVAFTLGNLMALGSTAFLIGPKRQFDMMLDSVRIYATAIYIASIIIALFCAIYVRSKLLTLVAIILEFGALIWYSLSYIPFARSIVSKVMTSCFDTDF; encoded by the exons ATGGACACGATGCGGGGCGCGCTGGAGCGGGCCAAGATGCTGGTGGGCATGGAGGTCGACGAGGAGTCCGCGTTGCCACCGCCCGAGGAGCAGTCCTTCTTCGACGACATCAATCGGCACTGCACCCTCAACACCACTCAG AGGCTCTATGGTTTCGCGATATGCTTGGCTGCCGGACTGACGTGCACATTCTTG TCAATGCTTGTCTTCTTCAATCCAGTGAAATTTGGGGTAGCATTCACCCTTGGCAATTTGATGGCCCTTGGAAG TACAGCATTTCTCATAGGCCCCAAAAGACAGTTTGATATGATGCTTGATTCTGTGCGAATATATGCCACTGCTATATATATTGCAAGCATCATAATTGCTCTATTCTGTGCTATCTAC GTTCGCAGCAAGCTGCTGACTCTAGTGGCCATCATTTTGGAATTTGGTGCCCTTATTTG GTACAGCCTTAGCTACATACCTTTCGCAAGGTCGATTGTGTCGAAGGTGATGACATCGTGCTTCGACACTGATTTCTAG